A genome region from Salvelinus alpinus chromosome 26, SLU_Salpinus.1, whole genome shotgun sequence includes the following:
- the LOC139555163 gene encoding probable acyl-CoA dehydrogenase 6 isoform X2, which produces MRKSEIHSLGPNLWISHDWAGAQPWMGLGEHRLTHWGARPSQSECVFPHKRALLQTEILLFHQLSEWLVSDNPAGEESDVEVLGLHGYTWSAVVRPVRRTAKFSKTTLEAAYAIKTNAVREGDEYVVNGGKMWTTNGTQADWMCLLANTSDGPSHKNKSLICLPMNSPGVHIARKIDKMGMRSSDTAEVFFDDVRVPCKNLIGQEGMGFTYQMLQFQEERLWACGNILTMMDNIIQETIQYTRQRKIFKIPVLYHQSVHFRLAELETEIELLRSLLHRSTALYIKGNDVTKLASMAKLKAGRLSREVGDSCLQYWGGMGFTSDVLVSRFYRDARLLSIGGGADEVMLSIICKYMDTLPKK; this is translated from the exons atgaggaaatcagaaatacattcattaggccctaatctatggatttcacatgactgggcaggtgcACAGCCATGGATGGGTCTGGGAGAGCATAGgctcacccactggggagccaggcccagccaatcagaatgtgtttttccccacaaaagggctttattacagacagaaatacttctgtttcatcagctgtccgagtggctggtctcagataatcctgcaggtgaagaatccgatgtggaggtcctgggcttgcatggttacacgtggtctgcggttgtgaggccggttaggcgtactgccaaattctctaaaacgacgttggaggcagcttatg cCATCAAGACGAACGCGGTGCGTGAAGGGGATGAGTATGTGGTGAACGGTGGTAAGATGTGGACCACTAACGGCACCCAGGCTGACTGGATGTGTCTCCTGGCCAACACCAGTGACGGTCCGTCTCACAAGAACAAGTCCCTCATCTGTCTGCCTATGAACTCTCCTG GGGTTCACATCGCCCGCAAGATCGACAAGATGGGGATGAGGTCTTCCGACACGGCAGAGGTCTTCTTCGATGACGTGCGCGTGCCTTGCAAGAACCTCATTGGTCAGGAGGGGATGGGCTTCACTTATCAAATGCTTCAGTTCCAGGAAGAGAGACTTTGGGCGTGTGGCAACA TTCTAACCATGATGGACAACATCATCCAGGAGACCATTCAGTACACcagacagaggaagatcttcaagaTACCTGTTCTCTACCACCAGTCAGTCCACTTCAGACTGGCCGAGCTGGAGACAGAGATCGAGCTGCTGCGTTCCCTCCTCCATCGCTCCACAG CTCTGTACATCAAGGGCAACGATGTGACTAAGCTGGCGTCCATGGCTAAGCTGAAGGCAGGCCGTCTGTCCAGGGAGGTGGGGGACAGCTGCCTGCAGTACTGGGGAGGAATGGGCTTCACCAGCGATGTCCTGGTCAGCAGGTTTTACAG